The DNA window aaatgtatgtatgaAAAACTTTGTGAAAGTCTGTAGCATATGAGTAAGATCCTTCAAAGTACAGCTGAGACTGAAATATcttctttgaaagaagaaaaggcaacacAAATGTGCACGCTGCTTATTCACAGAACATTTACATCTTCAATTTTACAAAATAGccacattttctaaaatgctcCTCTGAAATGCCTGATTAAAAGACAGTGAACCATAGTATCCCATCAGCAGCAGTTTCACATCTATAAATGCAATTCAAATCTAGTTGTAATAGGAGTGTGAGACAATAAAGAATAGCCTAAGAGCAGTAAGAGGAGCTTCTAGTTGACAATGGATAccatatatatttcaaaataccaaaatgaagataaaagtcttaaattaaattaaacagttCTGTAAATGAGTAATAAACACATCTAAGCACACGTGTGCTCTTCTGTCCAGTTGCCTCCTGGAAGGAATGGAGTGACTTGAGACTGCAATTTACAGGATTTTCTGTAGGATGGAGTTGGCAACTTCCAGGGATTCATCTTTCACCAAGACAATATCATAAGAGTCcatatatttttccaaaagctcATCTACCTAATTGCAGAAAGGATAAAGAGAAAGACCCACTTAGTTTTAGAATTAATTATCAAAAGactttttgtcattaaaatattgtCCAGTCTTTCCACCAAATGCAGGGAATGAGCCATGCAAATATGTATCGCTCCTATGAGTGAACTCCACAGGATGACAGAGTAGGAGTAGCCTGACATAACTGTGTGAGCATTCCAggatataatatatatacacacacaccacaccTCACATTTATTCCAGGATCTTGCacataaaggaaagaaaaactactTAGCTTCCcgaaaggcagaaagaaatagaaaactatAGAGTTCTCTCTCTCCTGAATGCAAACGGGTGTACATTATAACTTAGCAAACAATCAGTTCTGTGtttcctcacaaaaaaaaaaaaaaaagagacattgcCTAAATTTGTTATTTAGAAGACTATAGTTTTGCTCAATCATCAATCCAGTATTGAAAGGAGTGGGAGGAGCCacaggaatttaaaagaattaatttctctaGCCTCTGAATTTTACTTCTCAGGAAAATACCTTTTCAGAAGTAGTTCAgtacaaaacccaaagcaatttatatttgtgtttttgTAGCAGCTTATTGGTTAGAAAAAAACTCGAGGTAAGAAATCCATGGAAAACGTTTGAAATCCCCCCAAAAATATGGGCCAAGCAGTTTGAGATCTGAAGCTTATTATAATGAACTTGTTTCTAACTTACAGTATTTCACTCAAAGTTCAAAAGTTTCTAAGGCCACTTACTTTATCATTGAGATAGCCGATCTTAAGAATGTGTTCAACATTTGCTACTCCATCTGCCATACTCAAGTCTCCTTGGGAATCACCCAGCAGTATGATATTACTGTTGTCTTTTAGTTGTTTGAAGTACTCTGTATTCTTCAAGGCACCATCATGTTTGTTGTAAACATGAATCAATTCTCCTTTAAATCCTTTTAATattccctattaaaaaaaccccactgaagtTACTTCTAGTATCATATAGACAAGAAGAATCTAGAATGAAATAGGTGCTATTACTCTTGAACTAACATTGAACTATGTAATCTCTAATAATGAACAAGATAAATTACTGTTAAATAACATAATTACTGTAATAGCATTAAGACTAGACAGACAGCGATTCTCCCtccttggaggaggaggagcagcagcagtgctgcgTGTGAGGTTGTCATTGAAGGAAATGAATGGTATCTTAGTCACAGCACGCTAACAGTGTTTGAACCGTTATCCTCTGCTTATTTTTTGCCTGGGGGAGTGCTGAGTATGCAATTCTAATTTTGTATGTGGCAGGGTAGATGGCTACATCTGTTCCATTAAAATGTTCATCTTGGCGTATACATAAATAGCTACTAAATACACAAACGGTCATGTTTGAGAAGAATGTGTTATTTCATACATACATTTTCATCAAAATCCATGAAATTGGAAACCACTTTGACATTAGAATGGTAAACCCCAGCCTGGTGGATAACTTCTTCAAGAATGTCCCCAATCCCAGCAGAAAATATGAACACAGGAATATTATGTTCACTGAGCTTATCAAAGAAGTTCTCATATCCTTCTCTGTAACAGAGAATGTAAATACAAATCAAATCTCAAATAAAGCAAGCCAAGAAAAGTCAACCTTTTCTGGACATTCAAATcatctttggaaaagaaaattaatttccctgagcatttagctttatttcctttgcctGACCTTTTCAGGTTAACAAGAACCATCAACCTAATGCATGGCACATAGTTTTAGCAAGAAACTCTTGCATCAAGCTGTTTGGTCTTGATCTGTATAATACCCCCTCCTCTCCCAAATATCTAATCAATCATGTTTTAAAGACTTAAGAACAGTTCCTCTTCCTCAAACACaccagaaaaaacaagcaactAGTAGAACTCTCTCTAGCTACTATCAGGCTGTACATTTCCTTTCTATCTTTCTTGCTTAAATATTTGACTTTCTGTAGGGTTATTACCATAAaccaaattttgttttgttttgaaatcctGAAAACACTTATTGTCGCTCTTTCCTGAAAGCTTTTTAGTTTTCAGTACCCAATCAAAACTATGTATAGCATTCCAGAAACAATATAATATTATCTCTATATACCTTCTCCATACAGACATTGATTGGtagaattttacattttaaaaaaaattatgaaaatttttGAGGGAATGTTAGCCTGTGAATGAAGATTCAATCCACATGGACTTAGATTTTTAACAGGCAGAGATGGTGTGCTTgtctgttttgcaaaacaagaaTTTAGTCAGTATGATAAACAAACACGTCCACGAATTGTCTTAATATCTTGTTTCAGTAGTCCAAAATTTACAGACAGTTTTGGAGAACTTTAACAGAGATGGAGAGATGGGAGCCATAGCACATTTCAAGCAAGGATTTTGCTGACTTTTAAACTTGCCTTTAGCCATAAAGGAAGAACAATATTTAATGCAACATATGAAACATACTTTTCAGGTCACTGCACTTTTATCTCAGATAAAACTATTCTAGGGAATGTTTTTCAAAGGAGCAAAGTTGAACTCTATGTTccccttgcaaaaaaaaagagccaccAGTGCAATTTCAAGAGGATGAAAATCTACAGAAATGAAGTTTGAAAGATGGgactcaaactttttttttttttaagatctctAGCATATACAGTGGGATTACTGTAAGCATTTAGCTACAAAATATGAATAAAGTGGGGGCATGAAGAGCTCGCTATGTTCCAAGATTATGGTGTTGCATTCTCAggaatgtttctgtttgtttgtttttcccctgaaaacACACAGTAAGAATCTACAGAAAATGCTCTGAAACAGTATCGTTCAAATCAAAAGAAACTTACTTCAGCATAACATCAGATTCCCTCACAGTTTCTGCCAACTTATCCTTTTGTAAGCCTTGTTCAATGAGCAGTGCATGAGATTTATTGTACCtagaatataaacaaaaaaagtgtcGAAACTGACTTAAGATTCACCTTTCATTAAATCTCACAATGAAAAGCATCCTTGTTAATTCTTGTTCATGCAAGttaacagcaaagcaaaaccagctgaTGCACAACACTCAAAAAGATTAATTCAGTTAATGCATTAGCTAAAAGCTAATTACTGccataaatttgtttttaaaaacttattaaATTTAATCTTAGTACAATTTGAAGATGGGAGGTGTCTCTTACCATTCTACCATATatggatatttttcttcaatagtGAGAGCTGGATCAATTTCAATAGCGTAATAGGtttctttcagctgcagcaaCTGAAGGGAAAGAACCACCAGatgtttaatgtatttttataaaataacacTTGATCTAAccaatcaaaataaatttcttcattCTGATTACATTATTTAGATAAAATGGACTCTGAAGTGCTCTTTGAACAAAGATTTAGCCTGTAAATATGTCTAAGAAGAAGTGAATGCAGTTAAACTGAGCTACATGCTACTATCAagaatacaaatatttccattcaCTTTGGTTAGTGATGGGATGTCGTGCAGCCAGTGAGAAAGCTCAGAGACCATTATGGATTTGAAAGTATTCCTTGTCTTGTTGTGCTGAGTAATTCAACACACAGTACAGCCAAGGAATAAAAACAGTGTTCTGTACAACAAACGAACAGCTAGTAGGTTTTCTGTTTACCTTTTTCCGACAGTCCTCTGTGATGAGCTTAGAGTTATCAATGATGTCTGGGGgggtgtggaaaaaaaagtgttaaacaAGATagtgtatttcttttattttgctctaCAACACTGTAAATGGCATAGATGACAATGTTTGATGACATACCACTGTGTTTCCTCAGAACTTTTCTTACCAGCAACTGTGtgtaaaaagcacatttttctccaTAAGCATGAAGATGTATTACTGTCCTTGCCCTCATGTCTGAATTAAAAGGTCAATTACAAGCTTTATTATCTGTTTCTTGAGATATAACTATTTCTGAAATCATCATGAGGCATCCTATGTGTTTCAGGATTCCAACTTCATTAGTAAATAGATTCTCTTTGTTCTAAGAGGCTACAGGATTAAAAATGTCAAGAATTCTGAGGAGTTTCCTATCTTGTTCTTCCAGGTGTACTATATCTAGCCACTAACATCTTACAGTTAAGAacttaatgttttaattgtgaATGGCAACTTATCTGATTTTAATTCGCACAGATTgtgattaaaatatatatacataaaccCACATATACACAGTTATTAGAATACTTCATAAGGATGTACAGGATAGTTAACAAATCCATATAAAATCTCACACATTAGGGAATAAGTTggatagaaaattaaaatctaggaaaaacttaaaagaatGAACAAACCAATctgtattacaaaaaaaaaaaaaagtactcacTATGACAAGTTGGACATCTTTTTCCATTGTAGGAAAATCTACTTAATGTCATATCAAAATCTGTAATAATCtatttaaggaaagaaaaagcaaaactgtctTACAACACGGAGGGACAAAATAAAGAATGGCTAGAAATTCTGAATGATCAACAATAGTTGCAGCTGAGTAGCATAAGTGTCACAGAAATCTCCCTATTTTATTGAGCTATTGTAATGTAAGCCAGAATAttccataacttttttttcctaacaaacCTGTTTTTCTAATTCCTTTGGTCAGAATATTTCCTGAAATTACTAAACTTATATGTTTAAATCATTTACTTAACTAGTGTCTGGCTGAAATACAGTTGAATCAACAAGGGCTATTAAAAGAGTTAACAGATGTGTAAGTTTTGGAGATTTCTTGAAGGCTGACttctgatatatatatatacacacactctcTTAAAAATTTTTGGCATAAAGCAACGATCATATGattgttttcattctgaactGGTTAGACCTTCTACTATCTTTACCTGAAGTTTGGCGGCTCCACCTTTGATGAGGCCACAAATAATCTCCTCTACTCTCCCTGGGTCCTTAATATGGACAGTCTTCTTCTGAAATTCTGGCATCTATGAAGAGTAAgaacaaagacagaaatataCTTACAGAGGAAAACTTCCTAGGTAATACCTGCTATCCATCAGATTGGAAGCTCTGCATCTATAAAGTTTCACGCGACATCAAGACATGCTCAGGACAGGAAGGCAAGTTAAAAgtaagaagaaacagaaaatgctctGTATGTATGAACTGATGACTGCACacagttctgtttgttttcaatatctgttttcatttcctttcctaatATTAAATTATTCAATAAGCTGACACTCACAGAAAAGATATTTGTATTTGTAGGAAGTAAGGGAGATGATACAAAGAAACAGGACATACGGGATCACCTTGTGGTCCAAGTATGTCACTGGGAGATGGGGAACCTTAAAACTAGCTCTTTGTGTGATTAATATGCCCTTAAAGTTTCAACACAGATAAAGAATACAAGCTGATTTTAGACACCCGTTGTTTTGTTGAGAATGCTGCATGTGTTAACCGAGTACTCCAACAGAACAAGGCTGTATAGCAATTCCTGCTCCCTAGCCAGTCCATCAATCATTTTCCATCCCCTATTTTACTGCACGGTTTTGAAATAACACATGCTATCACACCACATATtccttttgaatgaaaaatagttCCTGAATATTATTATAAATGCTGAAtttggtaaaaaagaaaaaaaaccccaacccctcCCCAAATAATATCCTCCCCCCCAAGCCTTTGCTTACAAGTTTCTCTTCAACCTTGCAGAAATGGTAAAAGAACTACTTACTGACAGAAATTTCCCAATTTAGTatgtatttccttcctttataATCATGTATGGactctttcaaaagcaaaggcatGACACATTTGCAATCTGTCTACATGGGCATTTATGAGTAgtaaattttactttctgtaTGTAGAATTTCAGAATGATGAAGTGCTAggaattacatttttcacattctgATCATACAGCTTTTCCCATATGTAGCATGTAATTTTTGCTGCAATGAgctgattaaaataataaaagaagaaagaaaaaaaaaaaagcagcttctaCTTCCAGACACATTTCTGGAACCAGAGTTCTTGTATCACCAATTGTTAATAAGCCAGACAACACTCCTCCTGCTCTTGAAGCTACTAAGCCTTTTGTTTATTAGTAACAACCAACTGGCACTCAAATTGCAATTAGGtaatcatttaagaaaaagatgacaTCTTAAAGTCTTGCAAACATGTGTTTTtgtaatggaaaagaaacttgtgtgtcagaaaaaaagaaaggaggaggcagagggctgTAGTCCACTTTGCCCTCAGGTAGGAGCAAACTATTACAGCTACATCATTCTCAGCAGATACTTGTCTAACCCATTCTTCAAAACCTCCACCTATATATTCCTCACTTCCCTCAACCATGTATTTCAGTGCTCAACCATATGTTCAGAAAAGCTTGCTTAATCTCTATTTAACCTTCCTTACTGTAATTTTAGGTCATTCAACTTGGAGGAAAGTATTCTTTTTTCACAGGTGTTCACTggatatttttcccttcttcctgaaCTCAAGAACACCAGTATCTTCGATCTACTTTTGCAGAGCACAATTTCCTAAACTTCTGACAATTCTTGGTGTTGTCCTGGCCCATCCATTTGAACCATATTGTTCTTGAAACACAGCATTTGTAACTGGGGGTTATacctttctgctctgaaaaggcCTCCGCTGAAGGGATACTGTGGAAAATAGAAATCCTCCTAAAACCCTAATCATGAGTCTCTGATAATTTTCCATGGTTTTCCACCCATCCAAAAAGTTTCACCTATACCAGAATATCTAGCAAAAAATTCTTAAGTCATGACAGGGTATTTACTACTTCTTTGCTTTATTAGTCTCATAAAGAAACAAACTGGATTAATTTCACTTAGTTGCTACCCTATGGCAAAGACATTTTCAGTATACAAAGTACTTCCTAAACCAAGATAGCTGTTCTCTGTGTGGTTGCAGTGCCTTGCTACTTTTATTAGCACAGCAAATTCAAAAAAGTATTCGGATTGCCTTCCAACTATCATCAGCTACATCCCAGGCTGGGAATCATTGAGAAAGGTAATGAGTgttaacaaaaagtaaaattcctGGAAAATATCCATTAAAGAGTTCCCTAATCTTTtgagaaatacatttacaaAGCTTTTATAGACATTTATTCATAATTATCAGCAGATCTAGCTTCACGAAATCAAATGTTAACGATCTGCAACTCTTTAAAGGTGTGttatggtattttttttgtgtgttataCAGTGCTGGTAAACAAAATTAACCTTATCACTTGTTTGGTGGGTATATAGCATTTTTTCTCTATAATAAAAGATAAAGCAATTTGACTCTGTTCTGTAATTTTTCAACTGCAAATTGACTAATCTAATTCCTTTGACTTTCAGGAGGCAaattatatctttatttttagactTGGAATGCAAAAACTAAACAAAGAGAAATCTAAATGTTTTTGTAAGAAGTAGTTAAAACATTATTTGGTTTTCTTAGATACTAAGCAACAGACTTCCTAATATAACTGATTTAAACAGAACAGATGTTGGGGGAGATGGAGAGATCAGAGGGAGAGACTTGTATGAGGGAGGTTGGATTGCTTGctactgttttatttcagactgaGGCCTTTTGTAAGTTTCTGAAACAACCTGAGGAAAAACCTCCTTAGTAAACACTTTCGTAGCTGATGTTAAACAAGACCTTGCCTAAGATTTTAAGTATGATGAAAGCTTCCTTCTTTGTCGCAAACCGATACTCCTACTCAAGATCAGTTTTTAAGgttcatttatttctaataCATCTTTAATTTTTACACAAGAATTGAAGTCAGctgaacagtattttaatttagggggaaaaaagtcttctgcGGCGAGTATAACCCAGACAATTTCAGTTGCACAGATActttaaaaggcaaaaccaagTCTTCGTTATGGATATAGCATCTGATAAAGCCTCAGACAAATATGGTTAGACAAAATAGCCACTGTCCCGATCACTTGTTCCTGGTATTCATATTTGCCGCTGAACACTAAGTAGCAATTCTTTTATTTAGGCTTTATCATTATTATATTAGAAGTAAATGAAACTGTCTAATAAGCAGTCACCAGTTTTCTGGCAAACTGTCTCCTTCAATGTCTTACACTTCTGCCCAGTctagctgttgtttttctgttgcatatTTGCCATTCTTCAGAGTTGAAAGAGACAAACACATTCAAGTCGGAAAGAGCTGATAAGACAGATGAAAGAACAAAGAGTGAAAAAATGCTAATGAGAAAAGTTCAGTCAATTTGATAAAACTTTTGTTTCTATTAATTGTTTACAAAAGCTCTAGGAGTTAACTCAGTATACACAAGAGGCCCAAAATTCTGATGCACCAGTTGACGACTGGGAAGAACACATATGGAGaaacagccaaacaaaaatCTCCACAGCACCGAACAAAGGCAAGAAAGCTTTTCAGAGCAAGGAGCTTCTACGTACAGAActaaagcacaggaaaaggaaTTCATATTTCATTGTGACATCTGAAAGGACATCATATTGAATCGTTTAAGTGCCTGTATCTATTCTATCATTTTATAAAAGTGTGAGAAGAGTTTTGCTTTCTTACCAAGGACATTTATATGTTACTTAAATAGCTCAGAAGCCAGTAtctcttttaaaacagatgttAAAAGATGACAACTCCCAAAGGTAATTTGTGGTTGGCATATACACTGGCCACAAATACATTTAAGTTTCTAGTCTCTTGACATTTTTAAGGAGCCttcaaagagaagcaaagagaacaaaactgaaaaaggttattttaaagGTTGAGCTTAATTGGAttgatgaaaaggaaaaaaagatctgctTGTTTGTGATAGCAGGTAATTGGAATAAGGATGCAGGAAATTCTTTTGTAGCTAACAATGTTATAGTCATACCTTGATGAATGAACAGTAATGGATTCACGCAGGTTTGGAAATCCCCCAGTCCTACAAACCACAGAATGGGTCATTTACAACAAGGATAGTTCTGAAAATTACAAGTCTATATGTAGTACGAGACATGCATCTGTGTAGCTGGGTTAAACAAAGAGGAAAGGTATTTACTGTAAAGACTGCATTGAATTctagttttgaaataaagtttCTTATATACAATTGAATAGCAGGAGTGCAAACAGAACTGCTTTTATGTTGTATCTGGATGCTGCTTATATATATTGTTTTCTTAGTATTTGAGACAGCGTATATCTAAGTCAGTTTGATTATAAAACAAGACTTGGTGATAATCACTAAAATGAAAGGCAGGTAGCTAAGTAAATTCACAGCTGCCATAGCAGTCATTTCCAATCAGGTATCCTAGGGAATTAATAACTGATTGTGTGCACAAGGCGTAATGTCATATTCTGGAGTTAAAATTATACTGAACTTTTGAATCTACTGAGTGCTGGAGGTAGAGTAGTTACTTCCCTCCCCCTACCCAGTAAAATAACAATGTTAAGTacctatgattaaaaaaaaaatagaaaaaagaagtcCAATAAAAAAAGGGAACTTCATATAAATGACGACTGTAAGACCTTCTCTTGTTTTAACTATCTGTAATTTTAAGTTGGGAAGGATGAGCAGATGAATGACTTGCTTGCTTAACTACATGGAGACATGACTCATTTCACAATCAAATCTAGATACACAGCCTGAAATTTGAGTAGTAATAACTAAAAATATAAGAGGTTATTATCATAAATCTGCTAAGTAATGCTTTGACTAAGGACATAAAAAAATGgggcaaagtatttttatactgATACCCTGTAAGCCTACACTACTTGGCAAATACAAAGTTATCTTATTTTACAAAGACTAATCTAGTATGAATGCCTTCCAAAAATCACTGCTAAGAAAACACCCTGCATTATGAGTGGATAAAATTTTAAGGGAACTTCTCTGTAATTCTCAATGATTGATAGAGTACTTTGTTAGGTGCCAGTAATTCTGAATAATAAGAACTGTTCTCGCACTtacaaacatattaaaaatattccacaAAATTTAAGATGACCATAATGTCATAAAAGTGATAAGACAATGAATAAGAACTAGCTGTAATACTATTGACAGTATATGAACGTCAGCTatcacacattttcttttttctactttgcTGGTGAGCCTGCCTTAGACTAGACTAGGTTCCGAACCTATTAACTTTTGAAACAGAGGTCACATAAGGGTGGACTAGCAAGGAGAGGGAACTATTAATGTTATTGCTGAACaaggaaaatgcaaatcaaaGTGATAAAATGGATAGGGTTCaattatttgtaaattttatttctagtctaTGGTGACAGCTTCCAGGTAAAAGAGTATAAACCAAGaataaatgacatttattttgggAACTGCAGATGTCCAGTTCCAAGGTCTGAGACTAGCTATCACATATACTTACTTAAGGACATATACCAAAAAAGGCAGGGCATGGCATGGTGATAGCTGTGAAATTTGATACCTGGCAAGCTACAGAAAATTGGTTTCAGTGTTCTTGGTGGCAGAAAGTAACAGTTGGgtgaaaatataaagaaaagggGCACATTCCTTAATTTACATTTACAGCTTATTTTCCACtccctttatctttttttgcttttattactgAACATTACTTTCATCTACTTGctctagaaaacaaaatttaccaaaaaacttttgaaaaccGTGCAAGCTTCTTCATGTAACTTCTGCTATTTGCAATCTATGAGTTGCAAGAAGCAGGGGAGCTGTAACAAAAACCACAGAATgagggtgtgtgtgtatcttttcctccctctctatATGCTCATATATAGCTACATGTGCTCATATATGTATGGAGCAAGATTGGCTTTAATTCAGACCATTTGAGTTTTGTTCCATGAGTGCAACAGAAGTTTCTCTTAGCAGCCCCAGCTGTTAGAAGGCTTATCTTTTGGACAGGAACGTTAAAAGCTACGGGACACAACTGTAGTCACATCAGTCACTCCATTATATGCAGCTAGTCAGGAGAACTGCACTAGCGAATGTGCAGTCGGCTAGCGTAACCTGAGCTCAGGGCAGATAATTTATAAttaccaaacccaaaaacataGTATGTTTTATATTCCTATGATGTAAACTCAAGTATGGTAAGAAATCCTTAGTAACTAGTAATTACAAAATTACTCTTTTGGTAGTTTTGCCAAGAAATAGCCTTAGGACTACTTACCTAAAAAGTAAATAGGCAAACATTATAGAAATGAAACAACAGAACATCGAGTATCTTTCACAGTTGCTTGATAACATGCTGCAAAACTAGATACCCAGCACAGGTTACATGAAATAACTGGAAGTAGCTTCACTACCTAACctattttaagaaatggaaTAGGATGcatactaaaaattatttttcctattttaattatttacatcttttttaCACTTAATGTGCTAGATTCtatttagtttggaaaaaaaaaaccatattaaaaaatctggagagaaagagagcttTCACAGAAAACATGACAACAGCGTTTCCtcttgtgtttttaaaggagagTACCTGTGCGTTGAGCTTAGGGCACTCCTGATTCTTCTGTCCTTGATTTTGTCCTACTGCAACAGCATAGGTGGCAAGCAGAGTCCAGAGACGCAGGGCTTGCATACAGGCTgccaacaaaaaccaaccaaatccTTTTAAGAATTGGTCTGCTATATTATGTGATCTTTGCTATTCCTGCTgtatggaaataaaagcagacatgCATGGTACATAGCTATGTCACTCTTAAAAATACCCACACTTAGGACTATTctgatatatatttaaaagtagaGGAGCATTTAAGTTGAATTAACCTATTCAATAAAAACtggtaaatatatttattccttCAATGCTGTTGCCAATTCTGTGCtatcaaatttttattttaaaaatacagtttgtcaCAATAAACAACTGTAAGTAATGCCTCAGCTCATAACCTTGGCTTAAAAATGCAGGCAAAAGACAAGAGTCAGTACTATTGACAGAAGCTGTGCACACTTACCAGAGGGttttgcaggagcagctgcagaagcaaaagaaaattcctcTTGCTTGAGACACACTAATATAGCAGCACAAGGTGCAGTTGAGGGCGTTTCCAAATACAGCCTGACTAATCCCCGTGCAAAACCCCAGGGTCCTGTGACGCACATCAGCAATGCACAGCAGTTTGTTATGCTCAGCAGTACAGCCTGACAGGCTTACAGATGATCAGCTGGTgtaccaacaacaaaacctttgACCTTCACTGAATGAACAGCTTTCATGGATGCAGCAGGCAAATTTGGGCTGCTCTAACAGAGGAAGGCACttgtttttcaaaggagaaGTTTACTACTTTGTTACTTTTTAACCCTTTTACAAAGTCTTTCCAAGTATATTAGCATTTCCTGTTGCAGAGTGCCACAAACTTCTTATAGCTCATTGACATGGTTGGTTTCATTAACGTTTACAAAGGAGCACACATTTATCTGTGTGGAAGTGGCAAATTAATTACTTAATTAATCTTTGCTTTGACTTTAATTATCTATGTGATACTGAAACAGGAAATCAAGGAGGCGTGTTTGTCAGGATTTTTGAGAGACAAGGTGACTCAACATGCTTTCAGAAACTTGTCATTAGGCATGTTGCCTGATCAAAGACTGCAACTAGGTGACACAGAAGATGTATTTAAAAGGaatctttttttactgtgagaggATGAAGGAAGTATTATCTAATCATATTTACACTTTAAAGTTGTGTAAATACTTGAAAGTATCATGTGAAGTTAAGTCTTCCTATAGCAACAGTGCAAGCTTCCCTTTAGTATCCCATAATTCCTGTTCAACCTTAGGTTTATGATCACTCTTTCAGGCTGCCAGAACTAACCACAAACATCAGGCCAAGCCATACGTGGCCATGAATGTGACCAGTGCAATCATTAGAATTCAAGCAAGGGCAGGTTAGTAGTGTAGCACATACAAACCCCCTAACGCTGTAACAC is part of the Balearica regulorum gibbericeps isolate bBalReg1 chromosome 2, bBalReg1.pri, whole genome shotgun sequence genome and encodes:
- the NT5C3A gene encoding cytosolic 5'-nucleotidase 3A isoform X1, with amino-acid sequence MCVTGPWGFARGLVRLYLETPSTAPCAAILVCLKQEEFSFASAAAPAKPSACMQALRLWTLLATYAVAVGQNQGQKNQECPKLNAQMPEFQKKTVHIKDPGRVEEIICGLIKGGAAKLQIITDFDMTLSRFSYNGKRCPTCHNIIDNSKLITEDCRKKLLQLKETYYAIEIDPALTIEEKYPYMVEWYNKSHALLIEQGLQKDKLAETVRESDVMLKEGYENFFDKLSEHNIPVFIFSAGIGDILEEVIHQAGVYHSNVKVVSNFMDFDENGILKGFKGELIHVYNKHDGALKNTEYFKQLKDNSNIILLGDSQGDLSMADGVANVEHILKIGYLNDKVDELLEKYMDSYDIVLVKDESLEVANSILQKIL
- the NT5C3A gene encoding cytosolic 5'-nucleotidase 3A isoform X4, which translates into the protein MPEFQKKTVHIKDPGRVEEIICGLIKGGAAKLQIITDFDMTLSRFSYNGKRCPTCHNIIDNSKLITEDCRKKLLQLKETYYAIEIDPALTIEEKYPYMVEWYNKSHALLIEQGLQKDKLAETVRESDVMLKEGYENFFDKLSEHNIPVFIFSAGIGDILEEVIHQAGVYHSNVKVVSNFMDFDENGILKGFKGELIHVYNKHDGALKNTEYFKQLKDNSNIILLGDSQGDLSMADGVANVEHILKIGYLNDKVDELLEKYMDSYDIVLVKDESLEVANSILQKIL
- the NT5C3A gene encoding cytosolic 5'-nucleotidase 3A isoform X2; protein product: MDRTAVAKMGAVASASVCALVGGVVLAQYIFTMKKKTGRKTKIIEMMPEFQKKTVHIKDPGRVEEIICGLIKGGAAKLQIITDFDMTLSRFSYNGKRCPTCHNIIDNSKLITEDCRKKLLQLKETYYAIEIDPALTIEEKYPYMVEWYNKSHALLIEQGLQKDKLAETVRESDVMLKEGYENFFDKLSEHNIPVFIFSAGIGDILEEVIHQAGVYHSNVKVVSNFMDFDENGILKGFKGELIHVYNKHDGALKNTEYFKQLKDNSNIILLGDSQGDLSMADGVANVEHILKIGYLNDKVDELLEKYMDSYDIVLVKDESLEVANSILQKIL
- the NT5C3A gene encoding cytosolic 5'-nucleotidase 3A isoform X5, which codes for MDRTAVAKMGAVASASVCALVGGVVLAQYIFTMKKKTACMQALRLWTLLATYAVAVGQNQGQKNQECPKLNAQMPEFQKKTVHIKDPGRVEEIICGLIKGGAAKLQIITDFDMTLSRFSYNGKRCPTCHNIIDNSKLITEDCRKKLLQLKETYYAIEIDPALTIEEKYPYMVEWYNKSHALLIEQGLQKDKLAETVRESDVMLKEGYENFFDKLSEHNIPVFIFSAGIGDILEEVIHQAGVYHSNVKVVSNFMDFDENGILKGFKGELIHVYNKHDGALKNTEYFKQLKDNSNIILLGDSQGDLSMADGVANVEHILKIGYLNDKVDELLEKYMDSYDIVLVKDESLEVANSILQKIL
- the NT5C3A gene encoding cytosolic 5'-nucleotidase 3A isoform X3, which translates into the protein MQALRLWTLLATYAVAVGQNQGQKNQECPKLNAQMPEFQKKTVHIKDPGRVEEIICGLIKGGAAKLQIITDFDMTLSRFSYNGKRCPTCHNIIDNSKLITEDCRKKLLQLKETYYAIEIDPALTIEEKYPYMVEWYNKSHALLIEQGLQKDKLAETVRESDVMLKEGYENFFDKLSEHNIPVFIFSAGIGDILEEVIHQAGVYHSNVKVVSNFMDFDENGILKGFKGELIHVYNKHDGALKNTEYFKQLKDNSNIILLGDSQGDLSMADGVANVEHILKIGYLNDKVDELLEKYMDSYDIVLVKDESLEVANSILQKIL